A genome region from Canis lupus dingo isolate Sandy chromosome 7, ASM325472v2, whole genome shotgun sequence includes the following:
- the TRIM46 gene encoding tripartite motif-containing protein 46 isoform X2 has translation MAEGEDMQTFTSIMDALVRISTSMKNMEKELLCPVCQEMYKQPLVLPCTHNVCQACAREVLGQQGYIGHCGDPSSEPTSPASTPSTRSPRLSRRTLPKPDRLDRLLKSGFGTYPGRKRGALHPQVIMFPCPACQGDVELGERGLAGLFRNLTLERVVERYRQSVSVGGAILCQLCKPPPLEATKGCTECRATFCNECFKLFHPWGTQKAQHEPTLPTLSFRPKGLMCPDHKEEVTHYCKTCQRLVCQLCRVRRTHGGHKITPVLSAYQALKDKLTKSLTYILGNQDTVQTQICELEETVRHTEVSGQQAKEEVSQLVRGLGAVLEEKRASLLQAIEECQQERLARLSAQIQEHRSLLDGSGLVGYAQEVLKETDQPCFVQAAKQLHNRIARATEALQTFRPAASSSFRHCQLDVGREMKLLTELNFLQVPEAPVIDTQRTFAYDQIFLCWRLPPHSPPAWHYTIEFRRTDVPAQPGPARWQRREEVRGTSALLENPDTGSVYVLRVRGCNKAGYGEYSEDVHLHTPPAPVLHFFLDGRWGTSRERLAISKDQRAVRSVPGLPLLLAAERLLTGCHLSVDVVLGDVAVTQGRSYWACAVDPASYLVKVGVGLESKLQESFQGAPDVISPRYDPDSGHDSGAEDATVEASPPFAFLTIGMGKILLGSGASSNAGLTGRDGPAASCTVPLPPRLGICLDYERGRVSFLDAVSFRGLLECPLDCSGPVCPAFCFIGGGAVQLQEPVGTKPERKVTIGGFAKLD, from the exons ATGGCTGAGGGTGAGGATATGCAGACCTTCACTTCCATCATGGATGCACTGGTCCGCATCAGT ACAAGCATGAAGAACATGGAAAAGGAGCTTCTGTGCCCAGTGTGTCAAGAGATGTACAAGCAGCCACTGGTGCTGCCCTGTACTCACAACGTGTGCCAGGCCTGTGCCCGGGAGGTGCTGGGCCAGCAAGGCTATATAGGCCATTGTGGGGACCCCAGCTCTGAGCCCACctctcctgcctccacccctTCCACCCGAAGTCCCCGCCTCTCCCGCAGAACTCTCCCCAAGCCTGACCGCTTGGATCGGCTGCTTAAGTCAG GCTTTGGGACGTATCCCGGGCGCAAGCGAGGTGCTCTGCACCCCCAGGTGATCATGTTCCCGTGCCCAGCCTGCCAGGGTGATGTGGAACTGGGGGAGCGGGGCCTGGCAGGGCTGTTCCGGAACCTGACCCTTGAGCGTGTGGTGGAGCGGTACCGCCAGAGTGTGAGTGTGGGTGGTGCCATCCTGTGCCAGCTGTGCAAGCCCCCACCGCTAGAGGCCACCAAGGGCTGCACCGAGTGCCGGGCCACCTTCTGCAACGAGTGTTTCAAGCTCTTCCACCCCTGGGGCACCCAGAAGGCCCAGCACGAgcccaccctgcccaccctctCCTTCCGCCCCAAG GGCCTGATGTGCCCAGACCACAAGGAAGAGGTGACCCATTACTGCAAGACATGCCAGCGGCTGGTGTGCCAGCTCTGCCGGGTGAGGCGCACCCACGGCGGACACAAGATCACGCCAGTGCTGAGTGCCTACCAGGCCCTCAAG GACAAGCTGACAAAGAGCCTGACATACATCCTGGGAAACCAGGACACAGTACAGACCCAGATCTGTGAGCTGGAGGAGACCGTGAGGCACACTGAG GTGAGTGGTCAGCAGGCCAAGGAGGAGGTGTCCCAGCTGGTTCGGGGACTGGGGGCTGTGCTGGAGGAGAAGCGGGCATCACTACTCCAGGCCATTGAGGAATGCCAGCAGGAGCGGCTGGCCCGTCTGAGCGCCCAGATCCAGGAGCACCGGAGCCTACTGGATGGCTCAGGTCTGGTGGGCTATGCCCAGGAGGTTCTTAAGGAGACAGACCAACCCTGCTTTGTGCAAGCAGCCAAGCAGCTGCACAACAG GATTGCCCGGGCCACGGAGGCCCTCCAGACGTTCCGGCCAGCTGCCAGCTCCTCCTTCCGCCATTGTCAGTTGGACGTAGGGCGTGAGATGAAGCTGCTGACAGAGCTTAACTTCCTACAAG TGCCCGAGGCTCCCGTCATTGACACCCAGCGCACCTTTGCCTACGACCAGATATTCCTGTGCTGGCGGCTGCCCCCCCACTCGCCACCTGCCTGGCACTACACCATCGAGTTCCGGCGTACCGATGTGCCTGCCCAGCCAGGCCCCGCCCGCTGGCAGCGGCGGGAAGAGGTGAGGGGCACCAGTGCCCTGCTCGAGAACCCTGACACAGGCTCTGTGTACGTGCTGCGTGTCCGCGGCTGCAACAAAGCTGGCTACGGCGAGTACAGTGAAGATGTGCACCTACACACACCCCCGGCACCTG TCCTGCACTTTTTCCTCGACGGCCGCTGGGGGACAAGCCGGGAGCGTCTGGCCATCAGCAAGGACCAGCGAGCAGTACGGAGTGTGCCGGGGCTGCCACTGCTGCTGGCTGCGGAGCGGCTGCTCACCGGCTGCCACCTGAGCGTGGACGTGGTCCTGGGCGATGTGGCTGTGACCCAAGGACGCAGCTACTGGGCCTGTGCCGTGGACCCGGCCTCCTACTTGGTCAAGGTGGGCGTCGGCCTGGAGAGCAAGCTTCAGGAAAGCTTCCAGGGTGCCCCCGATGTGATCAGCCCCAG GTACGATCCGGACAGTGGGCATGACAGTGGTGCCGAGGATGCCACAGTGGAGGCGTCCCCGCCCTTCGCTTTCCTGACCATCGGCATGGGCAAGATCCTGCTGGGGTCTGGGGCCAGCTCAAATGCAGGGCTGACAGGGCGGGATGGCCCTGCTGCCAGCTGCACTGTGCCCCTGCCACCCCGCCTGGGCATCTGCCTGGACTATGAACGGGGCCGCGTCTCCTTCCTGGATGCTGTGTCCTTCCGTGGGCTCTTGGAGTGCCCTCTGGACTGCTCAGGGCCTGTGTGCCCTGCCTTCTGCTTCATTGGGGGTGGTGCAGTGCAGCTTCAGGAGCCCGTGGGCACTAAGCCTGAGAGGAAGGTCACCATTGGGGGCTTTGCCAAGCTGGACTGA
- the TRIM46 gene encoding tripartite motif-containing protein 46 isoform X1, with protein MATRARLSQGRCQPCSPPPLPSPSLPVPPSFVSAAPLTGMAAKRGTKTSMKNMEKELLCPVCQEMYKQPLVLPCTHNVCQACAREVLGQQGYIGHCGDPSSEPTSPASTPSTRSPRLSRRTLPKPDRLDRLLKSGFGTYPGRKRGALHPQVIMFPCPACQGDVELGERGLAGLFRNLTLERVVERYRQSVSVGGAILCQLCKPPPLEATKGCTECRATFCNECFKLFHPWGTQKAQHEPTLPTLSFRPKGLMCPDHKEEVTHYCKTCQRLVCQLCRVRRTHGGHKITPVLSAYQALKDKLTKSLTYILGNQDTVQTQICELEETVRHTEVSGQQAKEEVSQLVRGLGAVLEEKRASLLQAIEECQQERLARLSAQIQEHRSLLDGSGLVGYAQEVLKETDQPCFVQAAKQLHNRIARATEALQTFRPAASSSFRHCQLDVGREMKLLTELNFLQVPEAPVIDTQRTFAYDQIFLCWRLPPHSPPAWHYTIEFRRTDVPAQPGPARWQRREEVRGTSALLENPDTGSVYVLRVRGCNKAGYGEYSEDVHLHTPPAPVLHFFLDGRWGTSRERLAISKDQRAVRSVPGLPLLLAAERLLTGCHLSVDVVLGDVAVTQGRSYWACAVDPASYLVKVGVGLESKLQESFQGAPDVISPRYDPDSGHDSGAEDATVEASPPFAFLTIGMGKILLGSGASSNAGLTGRDGPAASCTVPLPPRLGICLDYERGRVSFLDAVSFRGLLECPLDCSGPVCPAFCFIGGGAVQLQEPVGTKPERKVTIGGFAKLD; from the exons ATGGCAACCCGTGCCCGGCTCTCCCAGGGGCGGTGCCAAccctgctcccccccaccacttccttccccctccctgcctgtgCCTCCCTCCTTTGTGTCAGCTGCGCCCCTGACCGGGATGGCTGCGAAGAGAGGGACCAAG ACAAGCATGAAGAACATGGAAAAGGAGCTTCTGTGCCCAGTGTGTCAAGAGATGTACAAGCAGCCACTGGTGCTGCCCTGTACTCACAACGTGTGCCAGGCCTGTGCCCGGGAGGTGCTGGGCCAGCAAGGCTATATAGGCCATTGTGGGGACCCCAGCTCTGAGCCCACctctcctgcctccacccctTCCACCCGAAGTCCCCGCCTCTCCCGCAGAACTCTCCCCAAGCCTGACCGCTTGGATCGGCTGCTTAAGTCAG GCTTTGGGACGTATCCCGGGCGCAAGCGAGGTGCTCTGCACCCCCAGGTGATCATGTTCCCGTGCCCAGCCTGCCAGGGTGATGTGGAACTGGGGGAGCGGGGCCTGGCAGGGCTGTTCCGGAACCTGACCCTTGAGCGTGTGGTGGAGCGGTACCGCCAGAGTGTGAGTGTGGGTGGTGCCATCCTGTGCCAGCTGTGCAAGCCCCCACCGCTAGAGGCCACCAAGGGCTGCACCGAGTGCCGGGCCACCTTCTGCAACGAGTGTTTCAAGCTCTTCCACCCCTGGGGCACCCAGAAGGCCCAGCACGAgcccaccctgcccaccctctCCTTCCGCCCCAAG GGCCTGATGTGCCCAGACCACAAGGAAGAGGTGACCCATTACTGCAAGACATGCCAGCGGCTGGTGTGCCAGCTCTGCCGGGTGAGGCGCACCCACGGCGGACACAAGATCACGCCAGTGCTGAGTGCCTACCAGGCCCTCAAG GACAAGCTGACAAAGAGCCTGACATACATCCTGGGAAACCAGGACACAGTACAGACCCAGATCTGTGAGCTGGAGGAGACCGTGAGGCACACTGAG GTGAGTGGTCAGCAGGCCAAGGAGGAGGTGTCCCAGCTGGTTCGGGGACTGGGGGCTGTGCTGGAGGAGAAGCGGGCATCACTACTCCAGGCCATTGAGGAATGCCAGCAGGAGCGGCTGGCCCGTCTGAGCGCCCAGATCCAGGAGCACCGGAGCCTACTGGATGGCTCAGGTCTGGTGGGCTATGCCCAGGAGGTTCTTAAGGAGACAGACCAACCCTGCTTTGTGCAAGCAGCCAAGCAGCTGCACAACAG GATTGCCCGGGCCACGGAGGCCCTCCAGACGTTCCGGCCAGCTGCCAGCTCCTCCTTCCGCCATTGTCAGTTGGACGTAGGGCGTGAGATGAAGCTGCTGACAGAGCTTAACTTCCTACAAG TGCCCGAGGCTCCCGTCATTGACACCCAGCGCACCTTTGCCTACGACCAGATATTCCTGTGCTGGCGGCTGCCCCCCCACTCGCCACCTGCCTGGCACTACACCATCGAGTTCCGGCGTACCGATGTGCCTGCCCAGCCAGGCCCCGCCCGCTGGCAGCGGCGGGAAGAGGTGAGGGGCACCAGTGCCCTGCTCGAGAACCCTGACACAGGCTCTGTGTACGTGCTGCGTGTCCGCGGCTGCAACAAAGCTGGCTACGGCGAGTACAGTGAAGATGTGCACCTACACACACCCCCGGCACCTG TCCTGCACTTTTTCCTCGACGGCCGCTGGGGGACAAGCCGGGAGCGTCTGGCCATCAGCAAGGACCAGCGAGCAGTACGGAGTGTGCCGGGGCTGCCACTGCTGCTGGCTGCGGAGCGGCTGCTCACCGGCTGCCACCTGAGCGTGGACGTGGTCCTGGGCGATGTGGCTGTGACCCAAGGACGCAGCTACTGGGCCTGTGCCGTGGACCCGGCCTCCTACTTGGTCAAGGTGGGCGTCGGCCTGGAGAGCAAGCTTCAGGAAAGCTTCCAGGGTGCCCCCGATGTGATCAGCCCCAG GTACGATCCGGACAGTGGGCATGACAGTGGTGCCGAGGATGCCACAGTGGAGGCGTCCCCGCCCTTCGCTTTCCTGACCATCGGCATGGGCAAGATCCTGCTGGGGTCTGGGGCCAGCTCAAATGCAGGGCTGACAGGGCGGGATGGCCCTGCTGCCAGCTGCACTGTGCCCCTGCCACCCCGCCTGGGCATCTGCCTGGACTATGAACGGGGCCGCGTCTCCTTCCTGGATGCTGTGTCCTTCCGTGGGCTCTTGGAGTGCCCTCTGGACTGCTCAGGGCCTGTGTGCCCTGCCTTCTGCTTCATTGGGGGTGGTGCAGTGCAGCTTCAGGAGCCCGTGGGCACTAAGCCTGAGAGGAAGGTCACCATTGGGGGCTTTGCCAAGCTGGACTGA
- the TRIM46 gene encoding tripartite motif-containing protein 46 isoform X4 gives MFPCPACQGDVELGERGLAGLFRNLTLERVVERYRQSVSVGGAILCQLCKPPPLEATKGCTECRATFCNECFKLFHPWGTQKAQHEPTLPTLSFRPKGLMCPDHKEEVTHYCKTCQRLVCQLCRVRRTHGGHKITPVLSAYQALKDKLTKSLTYILGNQDTVQTQICELEETVRHTEVSGQQAKEEVSQLVRGLGAVLEEKRASLLQAIEECQQERLARLSAQIQEHRSLLDGSGLVGYAQEVLKETDQPCFVQAAKQLHNRIARATEALQTFRPAASSSFRHCQLDVGREMKLLTELNFLQVPEAPVIDTQRTFAYDQIFLCWRLPPHSPPAWHYTIEFRRTDVPAQPGPARWQRREEVRGTSALLENPDTGSVYVLRVRGCNKAGYGEYSEDVHLHTPPAPVLHFFLDGRWGTSRERLAISKDQRAVRSVPGLPLLLAAERLLTGCHLSVDVVLGDVAVTQGRSYWACAVDPASYLVKVGVGLESKLQESFQGAPDVISPRYDPDSGHDSGAEDATVEASPPFAFLTIGMGKILLGSGASSNAGLTGRDGPAASCTVPLPPRLGICLDYERGRVSFLDAVSFRGLLECPLDCSGPVCPAFCFIGGGAVQLQEPVGTKPERKVTIGGFAKLD, from the exons ATGTTCCCGTGCCCAGCCTGCCAGGGTGATGTGGAACTGGGGGAGCGGGGCCTGGCAGGGCTGTTCCGGAACCTGACCCTTGAGCGTGTGGTGGAGCGGTACCGCCAGAGTGTGAGTGTGGGTGGTGCCATCCTGTGCCAGCTGTGCAAGCCCCCACCGCTAGAGGCCACCAAGGGCTGCACCGAGTGCCGGGCCACCTTCTGCAACGAGTGTTTCAAGCTCTTCCACCCCTGGGGCACCCAGAAGGCCCAGCACGAgcccaccctgcccaccctctCCTTCCGCCCCAAG GGCCTGATGTGCCCAGACCACAAGGAAGAGGTGACCCATTACTGCAAGACATGCCAGCGGCTGGTGTGCCAGCTCTGCCGGGTGAGGCGCACCCACGGCGGACACAAGATCACGCCAGTGCTGAGTGCCTACCAGGCCCTCAAG GACAAGCTGACAAAGAGCCTGACATACATCCTGGGAAACCAGGACACAGTACAGACCCAGATCTGTGAGCTGGAGGAGACCGTGAGGCACACTGAG GTGAGTGGTCAGCAGGCCAAGGAGGAGGTGTCCCAGCTGGTTCGGGGACTGGGGGCTGTGCTGGAGGAGAAGCGGGCATCACTACTCCAGGCCATTGAGGAATGCCAGCAGGAGCGGCTGGCCCGTCTGAGCGCCCAGATCCAGGAGCACCGGAGCCTACTGGATGGCTCAGGTCTGGTGGGCTATGCCCAGGAGGTTCTTAAGGAGACAGACCAACCCTGCTTTGTGCAAGCAGCCAAGCAGCTGCACAACAG GATTGCCCGGGCCACGGAGGCCCTCCAGACGTTCCGGCCAGCTGCCAGCTCCTCCTTCCGCCATTGTCAGTTGGACGTAGGGCGTGAGATGAAGCTGCTGACAGAGCTTAACTTCCTACAAG TGCCCGAGGCTCCCGTCATTGACACCCAGCGCACCTTTGCCTACGACCAGATATTCCTGTGCTGGCGGCTGCCCCCCCACTCGCCACCTGCCTGGCACTACACCATCGAGTTCCGGCGTACCGATGTGCCTGCCCAGCCAGGCCCCGCCCGCTGGCAGCGGCGGGAAGAGGTGAGGGGCACCAGTGCCCTGCTCGAGAACCCTGACACAGGCTCTGTGTACGTGCTGCGTGTCCGCGGCTGCAACAAAGCTGGCTACGGCGAGTACAGTGAAGATGTGCACCTACACACACCCCCGGCACCTG TCCTGCACTTTTTCCTCGACGGCCGCTGGGGGACAAGCCGGGAGCGTCTGGCCATCAGCAAGGACCAGCGAGCAGTACGGAGTGTGCCGGGGCTGCCACTGCTGCTGGCTGCGGAGCGGCTGCTCACCGGCTGCCACCTGAGCGTGGACGTGGTCCTGGGCGATGTGGCTGTGACCCAAGGACGCAGCTACTGGGCCTGTGCCGTGGACCCGGCCTCCTACTTGGTCAAGGTGGGCGTCGGCCTGGAGAGCAAGCTTCAGGAAAGCTTCCAGGGTGCCCCCGATGTGATCAGCCCCAG GTACGATCCGGACAGTGGGCATGACAGTGGTGCCGAGGATGCCACAGTGGAGGCGTCCCCGCCCTTCGCTTTCCTGACCATCGGCATGGGCAAGATCCTGCTGGGGTCTGGGGCCAGCTCAAATGCAGGGCTGACAGGGCGGGATGGCCCTGCTGCCAGCTGCACTGTGCCCCTGCCACCCCGCCTGGGCATCTGCCTGGACTATGAACGGGGCCGCGTCTCCTTCCTGGATGCTGTGTCCTTCCGTGGGCTCTTGGAGTGCCCTCTGGACTGCTCAGGGCCTGTGTGCCCTGCCTTCTGCTTCATTGGGGGTGGTGCAGTGCAGCTTCAGGAGCCCGTGGGCACTAAGCCTGAGAGGAAGGTCACCATTGGGGGCTTTGCCAAGCTGGACTGA
- the TRIM46 gene encoding tripartite motif-containing protein 46 isoform X3 yields the protein MKNMEKELLCPVCQEMYKQPLVLPCTHNVCQACAREVLGQQGYIGHCGDPSSEPTSPASTPSTRSPRLSRRTLPKPDRLDRLLKSGFGTYPGRKRGALHPQVIMFPCPACQGDVELGERGLAGLFRNLTLERVVERYRQSVSVGGAILCQLCKPPPLEATKGCTECRATFCNECFKLFHPWGTQKAQHEPTLPTLSFRPKGLMCPDHKEEVTHYCKTCQRLVCQLCRVRRTHGGHKITPVLSAYQALKDKLTKSLTYILGNQDTVQTQICELEETVRHTEVSGQQAKEEVSQLVRGLGAVLEEKRASLLQAIEECQQERLARLSAQIQEHRSLLDGSGLVGYAQEVLKETDQPCFVQAAKQLHNRIARATEALQTFRPAASSSFRHCQLDVGREMKLLTELNFLQVPEAPVIDTQRTFAYDQIFLCWRLPPHSPPAWHYTIEFRRTDVPAQPGPARWQRREEVRGTSALLENPDTGSVYVLRVRGCNKAGYGEYSEDVHLHTPPAPVLHFFLDGRWGTSRERLAISKDQRAVRSVPGLPLLLAAERLLTGCHLSVDVVLGDVAVTQGRSYWACAVDPASYLVKVGVGLESKLQESFQGAPDVISPRYDPDSGHDSGAEDATVEASPPFAFLTIGMGKILLGSGASSNAGLTGRDGPAASCTVPLPPRLGICLDYERGRVSFLDAVSFRGLLECPLDCSGPVCPAFCFIGGGAVQLQEPVGTKPERKVTIGGFAKLD from the exons ATGAAGAACATGGAAAAGGAGCTTCTGTGCCCAGTGTGTCAAGAGATGTACAAGCAGCCACTGGTGCTGCCCTGTACTCACAACGTGTGCCAGGCCTGTGCCCGGGAGGTGCTGGGCCAGCAAGGCTATATAGGCCATTGTGGGGACCCCAGCTCTGAGCCCACctctcctgcctccacccctTCCACCCGAAGTCCCCGCCTCTCCCGCAGAACTCTCCCCAAGCCTGACCGCTTGGATCGGCTGCTTAAGTCAG GCTTTGGGACGTATCCCGGGCGCAAGCGAGGTGCTCTGCACCCCCAGGTGATCATGTTCCCGTGCCCAGCCTGCCAGGGTGATGTGGAACTGGGGGAGCGGGGCCTGGCAGGGCTGTTCCGGAACCTGACCCTTGAGCGTGTGGTGGAGCGGTACCGCCAGAGTGTGAGTGTGGGTGGTGCCATCCTGTGCCAGCTGTGCAAGCCCCCACCGCTAGAGGCCACCAAGGGCTGCACCGAGTGCCGGGCCACCTTCTGCAACGAGTGTTTCAAGCTCTTCCACCCCTGGGGCACCCAGAAGGCCCAGCACGAgcccaccctgcccaccctctCCTTCCGCCCCAAG GGCCTGATGTGCCCAGACCACAAGGAAGAGGTGACCCATTACTGCAAGACATGCCAGCGGCTGGTGTGCCAGCTCTGCCGGGTGAGGCGCACCCACGGCGGACACAAGATCACGCCAGTGCTGAGTGCCTACCAGGCCCTCAAG GACAAGCTGACAAAGAGCCTGACATACATCCTGGGAAACCAGGACACAGTACAGACCCAGATCTGTGAGCTGGAGGAGACCGTGAGGCACACTGAG GTGAGTGGTCAGCAGGCCAAGGAGGAGGTGTCCCAGCTGGTTCGGGGACTGGGGGCTGTGCTGGAGGAGAAGCGGGCATCACTACTCCAGGCCATTGAGGAATGCCAGCAGGAGCGGCTGGCCCGTCTGAGCGCCCAGATCCAGGAGCACCGGAGCCTACTGGATGGCTCAGGTCTGGTGGGCTATGCCCAGGAGGTTCTTAAGGAGACAGACCAACCCTGCTTTGTGCAAGCAGCCAAGCAGCTGCACAACAG GATTGCCCGGGCCACGGAGGCCCTCCAGACGTTCCGGCCAGCTGCCAGCTCCTCCTTCCGCCATTGTCAGTTGGACGTAGGGCGTGAGATGAAGCTGCTGACAGAGCTTAACTTCCTACAAG TGCCCGAGGCTCCCGTCATTGACACCCAGCGCACCTTTGCCTACGACCAGATATTCCTGTGCTGGCGGCTGCCCCCCCACTCGCCACCTGCCTGGCACTACACCATCGAGTTCCGGCGTACCGATGTGCCTGCCCAGCCAGGCCCCGCCCGCTGGCAGCGGCGGGAAGAGGTGAGGGGCACCAGTGCCCTGCTCGAGAACCCTGACACAGGCTCTGTGTACGTGCTGCGTGTCCGCGGCTGCAACAAAGCTGGCTACGGCGAGTACAGTGAAGATGTGCACCTACACACACCCCCGGCACCTG TCCTGCACTTTTTCCTCGACGGCCGCTGGGGGACAAGCCGGGAGCGTCTGGCCATCAGCAAGGACCAGCGAGCAGTACGGAGTGTGCCGGGGCTGCCACTGCTGCTGGCTGCGGAGCGGCTGCTCACCGGCTGCCACCTGAGCGTGGACGTGGTCCTGGGCGATGTGGCTGTGACCCAAGGACGCAGCTACTGGGCCTGTGCCGTGGACCCGGCCTCCTACTTGGTCAAGGTGGGCGTCGGCCTGGAGAGCAAGCTTCAGGAAAGCTTCCAGGGTGCCCCCGATGTGATCAGCCCCAG GTACGATCCGGACAGTGGGCATGACAGTGGTGCCGAGGATGCCACAGTGGAGGCGTCCCCGCCCTTCGCTTTCCTGACCATCGGCATGGGCAAGATCCTGCTGGGGTCTGGGGCCAGCTCAAATGCAGGGCTGACAGGGCGGGATGGCCCTGCTGCCAGCTGCACTGTGCCCCTGCCACCCCGCCTGGGCATCTGCCTGGACTATGAACGGGGCCGCGTCTCCTTCCTGGATGCTGTGTCCTTCCGTGGGCTCTTGGAGTGCCCTCTGGACTGCTCAGGGCCTGTGTGCCCTGCCTTCTGCTTCATTGGGGGTGGTGCAGTGCAGCTTCAGGAGCCCGTGGGCACTAAGCCTGAGAGGAAGGTCACCATTGGGGGCTTTGCCAAGCTGGACTGA
- the TRIM46 gene encoding tripartite motif-containing protein 46 isoform X5 translates to MAEGEDMQTFTSIMDALVRISTSMKNMEKELLCPVCQEMYKQPLVLPCTHNVCQACAREVLGQQGYIGHCGDPSSEPTSPASTPSTRSPRLSRRTLPKPDRLDRLLKSGFGTYPGRKRGALHPQVIMFPCPACQGDVELGERGLAGLFRNLTLERVVERYRQSVSVGGAILCQLCKPPPLEATKGCTECRATFCNECFKLFHPWGTQKAQHEPTLPTLSFRPKGLMCPDHKEEVTHYCKTCQRLVCQLCRVRRTHGGHKITPVLSAYQALKDKLTKSLTYILGNQDTVQTQICELEETVRHTEVSGQQAKEEVSQLVRGLGAVLEEKRASLLQAIEECQQERLARLSAQIQEHRSLLDGSGLVGYAQEVLKETDQPCFVQAAKQLHNRIARATEALQTFRPAASSSFRHCQLDVGREMKLLTELNFLQVPEAPVIDTQRTFAYDQIFLCWRLPPHSPPAWHYTIEFRRTDVPAQPGPARWQRREEVRGTSALLENPDTGSVYVLRVRGCNKAGYGEYSEDVHLHTPPAPGTIRTVGMTVVPRMPQWRRPRPSLS, encoded by the exons ATGGCTGAGGGTGAGGATATGCAGACCTTCACTTCCATCATGGATGCACTGGTCCGCATCAGT ACAAGCATGAAGAACATGGAAAAGGAGCTTCTGTGCCCAGTGTGTCAAGAGATGTACAAGCAGCCACTGGTGCTGCCCTGTACTCACAACGTGTGCCAGGCCTGTGCCCGGGAGGTGCTGGGCCAGCAAGGCTATATAGGCCATTGTGGGGACCCCAGCTCTGAGCCCACctctcctgcctccacccctTCCACCCGAAGTCCCCGCCTCTCCCGCAGAACTCTCCCCAAGCCTGACCGCTTGGATCGGCTGCTTAAGTCAG GCTTTGGGACGTATCCCGGGCGCAAGCGAGGTGCTCTGCACCCCCAGGTGATCATGTTCCCGTGCCCAGCCTGCCAGGGTGATGTGGAACTGGGGGAGCGGGGCCTGGCAGGGCTGTTCCGGAACCTGACCCTTGAGCGTGTGGTGGAGCGGTACCGCCAGAGTGTGAGTGTGGGTGGTGCCATCCTGTGCCAGCTGTGCAAGCCCCCACCGCTAGAGGCCACCAAGGGCTGCACCGAGTGCCGGGCCACCTTCTGCAACGAGTGTTTCAAGCTCTTCCACCCCTGGGGCACCCAGAAGGCCCAGCACGAgcccaccctgcccaccctctCCTTCCGCCCCAAG GGCCTGATGTGCCCAGACCACAAGGAAGAGGTGACCCATTACTGCAAGACATGCCAGCGGCTGGTGTGCCAGCTCTGCCGGGTGAGGCGCACCCACGGCGGACACAAGATCACGCCAGTGCTGAGTGCCTACCAGGCCCTCAAG GACAAGCTGACAAAGAGCCTGACATACATCCTGGGAAACCAGGACACAGTACAGACCCAGATCTGTGAGCTGGAGGAGACCGTGAGGCACACTGAG GTGAGTGGTCAGCAGGCCAAGGAGGAGGTGTCCCAGCTGGTTCGGGGACTGGGGGCTGTGCTGGAGGAGAAGCGGGCATCACTACTCCAGGCCATTGAGGAATGCCAGCAGGAGCGGCTGGCCCGTCTGAGCGCCCAGATCCAGGAGCACCGGAGCCTACTGGATGGCTCAGGTCTGGTGGGCTATGCCCAGGAGGTTCTTAAGGAGACAGACCAACCCTGCTTTGTGCAAGCAGCCAAGCAGCTGCACAACAG GATTGCCCGGGCCACGGAGGCCCTCCAGACGTTCCGGCCAGCTGCCAGCTCCTCCTTCCGCCATTGTCAGTTGGACGTAGGGCGTGAGATGAAGCTGCTGACAGAGCTTAACTTCCTACAAG TGCCCGAGGCTCCCGTCATTGACACCCAGCGCACCTTTGCCTACGACCAGATATTCCTGTGCTGGCGGCTGCCCCCCCACTCGCCACCTGCCTGGCACTACACCATCGAGTTCCGGCGTACCGATGTGCCTGCCCAGCCAGGCCCCGCCCGCTGGCAGCGGCGGGAAGAGGTGAGGGGCACCAGTGCCCTGCTCGAGAACCCTGACACAGGCTCTGTGTACGTGCTGCGTGTCCGCGGCTGCAACAAAGCTGGCTACGGCGAGTACAGTGAAGATGTGCACCTACACACACCCCCGGCACCTG GTACGATCCGGACAGTGGGCATGACAGTGGTGCCGAGGATGCCACAGTGGAGGCGTCCCCGCCCTTCGCTTTCCTGA